The sequence TCCGATGCGTATTCGCTGAGAAGGGGTGCACCCTTTTTGATTATATCCATAAGGGCATCGGTCACGAGTTCGTATTGCTCCTCGCTCAGTTCACCTTTCTCTAGGAGGAGGTTGAGAACTTCGATGGCCTTTAGGGAAACCCTCTCATTTTTGTCTTTTGTCAGTTCTACTATATCTTCAACAACCCTTGAAGCCTTGTCGGGGGGGAGGGTGTCCCTTTTGACCATTTCCTTTATTACCTGAAGAGCATTAGTTTTCACGGTGGGGTTTTTATCCTTGAGAAGTTCTTTAACAACTTGGAACGCTTTGTCATATTCTTCAGCGAGAGCAATAACTTCCTTGATGTTCCAGGAAAGGAGATCTCTCCTTATGCCGTCTTTGTCAATTATTATGCTCTCTCTTCGCATTCAAAACCCCAACGTATCTTTCGTTCAACTTGAATTTAAGTTTTCCGTCGGCTACAGTATCCCTTTGAGCTGGCTGCCATCAAAGATGGGCCCGTCCCTGCATACGAGATACTTTCCGAGGTTGCAGGAACCGCAGACTCCTATTCCACACTTCATATAACGCTCCGCCGAGATCTGGACGTTTTTATATTCCATGACTTTCAAGACAGCTTTCAGCATCAGTTCTGGACCGCAGGCATAGACTTCATCGAACTCTTTTTTCCTCTCTGCCAGGACATCTGTGGGAAAACCTTTCCTTCCTGCGGAGCCGTCATCCGTTGTTAGTATTACCTCGTCCACGTAGTTCTCCACGTCAAGCAGGGCTAACTCGTTCTTTGAGCGGGCTCCGTAAATCAGCGTCATTTCTTCGAACTTATCCCCCCATGCCTTTGCCAGCGCATATAACGGAGGGATCCCTATTCCCCCGGCGACGAGGGCGATCCTCTTTCCCCTCCTCTCAAAACCTCTCCCGTATGGCCCCCGAATCCAGAGCCTTTCTCCTTCGCTTAATTCGAAGAGTTTAGATGTGAAAGATCCTACACGCTTGATAACAAGCAGATCCTTCCAAGCCAAGCTGAAGGGCTTCTCCCCCACCCCCGGGAGCCAGACCATCACGAACTGCCCAGGTGTAAAGTCGAACCCCTTCGAGAGCCTGAACGCCTTCACGTCTTTCGCGACTTCCCAAGTTTCTTTCAGCTCAACCACCCTGTACATATAAGCGAACCCCCTCCGGTTTTCCTATAACTTCATCCTCTTCCATAACCACTTTTCCGCGAAGAACCGTCATAACGACTTTTCCTTTCAGC is a genomic window of Thermococcus guaymasensis DSM 11113 containing:
- a CDS encoding dihydroorotate dehydrogenase electron transfer subunit; translated protein: MYRVVELKETWEVAKDVKAFRLSKGFDFTPGQFVMVWLPGVGEKPFSLAWKDLLVIKRVGSFTSKLFELSEGERLWIRGPYGRGFERRGKRIALVAGGIGIPPLYALAKAWGDKFEEMTLIYGARSKNELALLDVENYVDEVILTTDDGSAGRKGFPTDVLAERKKEFDEVYACGPELMLKAVLKVMEYKNVQISAERYMKCGIGVCGSCNLGKYLVCRDGPIFDGSQLKGIL